One stretch of Aeromicrobium fastidiosum DNA includes these proteins:
- a CDS encoding LCP family protein produces MSDVSSSVMGGSYARPADTSARIQFRRALTLMAMTLVMPGSAQLVAGDKRIGRISLRIWLGFLAAGALLLIVSLTSRTGLFSLMTNPTVLTLGRWVLIAGAIAWVALMVDAWRLGRPLEMARKHRLWMTGLNSALCFVTAGAMFFAAHMVSTSQSFVGEVFSASTTSAPEDGRYNVLLLGGDSGPDRNGVRPDSLTVASIDKDTGKTVLIGLPRNLEDVPFKPGTVMDKEFPNGFDCDGCYLNSVNTWANDHADRYGTKSPGIKATMDAVEQITGLKLNYYAMVNMKGFSKLIDAVGGVTLNVRERTAIGGIGSPIRGYIKAGKQKLTGDQALWYSRSRVQNNDFSRMGRQKCVMNAMVQEMSPQKVLLNVGKIAKSGKELLSTDIPQKDLDVFMDLALKAKSQKVSTVSLVPPVIYTGNPDYVKVRDMISGAIDAAEGRTAATEAHLVTAALAVPPTQEEQVEQKVAEKKKDPIKANQSTDLGAAC; encoded by the coding sequence ATGTCTGACGTTTCATCGAGTGTCATGGGTGGGTCCTACGCCCGTCCGGCCGACACCTCGGCACGCATCCAGTTCCGCCGCGCCCTGACCCTCATGGCCATGACGCTCGTCATGCCCGGCTCCGCCCAGCTCGTGGCCGGCGACAAGCGCATCGGACGCATCAGCCTGCGCATCTGGCTGGGCTTCCTGGCCGCCGGTGCGCTGCTGCTGATCGTGTCGCTGACCTCGCGCACGGGACTGTTCTCGCTGATGACCAACCCGACGGTGCTGACGCTGGGCCGTTGGGTCCTGATCGCGGGCGCGATCGCCTGGGTCGCGCTGATGGTCGACGCCTGGCGACTCGGTCGGCCGCTGGAGATGGCGCGCAAGCACCGGCTGTGGATGACGGGGCTCAACAGCGCCCTGTGCTTCGTGACGGCCGGGGCGATGTTCTTCGCCGCCCACATGGTCAGCACCTCGCAGTCATTCGTCGGCGAGGTGTTCTCGGCCAGCACGACCTCGGCACCCGAGGACGGCCGCTACAACGTCCTGCTGCTGGGCGGCGACTCCGGTCCCGACCGCAACGGCGTGCGTCCCGACTCGCTGACGGTCGCCTCGATCGACAAGGACACGGGCAAGACCGTGCTGATCGGCCTGCCCCGCAACCTCGAGGACGTGCCCTTCAAGCCCGGCACCGTGATGGACAAGGAGTTCCCGAACGGCTTCGACTGCGACGGCTGCTACCTCAACTCGGTCAACACCTGGGCCAACGACCACGCCGACCGCTACGGCACCAAGTCGCCCGGCATCAAGGCGACGATGGACGCCGTCGAGCAGATCACGGGCCTCAAGCTCAACTACTACGCGATGGTCAACATGAAGGGCTTCTCCAAGCTCATCGACGCCGTCGGCGGCGTGACGCTCAACGTCCGCGAGCGCACCGCGATCGGTGGCATCGGCTCGCCGATCCGCGGCTACATCAAGGCCGGCAAGCAGAAGCTCACGGGTGACCAGGCGCTCTGGTACTCGCGCAGCCGGGTGCAGAACAACGACTTCTCGCGCATGGGACGCCAGAAGTGCGTCATGAACGCGATGGTGCAGGAGATGAGCCCGCAGAAGGTGCTGCTCAACGTCGGCAAGATCGCGAAGTCGGGCAAGGAGCTGCTCAGCACCGACATCCCGCAGAAGGACCTCGACGTCTTCATGGACCTCGCGCTCAAGGCCAAGTCGCAGAAGGTCTCGACGGTCTCGCTCGTCCCGCCGGTCATCTACACCGGCAACCCCGACTACGTGAAGGTCCGCGACATGATCAGCGGTGCCATCGACGCCGCCGAGGGCAGGACGGCGGCGACCGAGGCCCACCTCGTCACCGCGGCGCTCGCGGTGCCTCCGACGCAGGAGGAGCAGGTCGAGCAGAAGGTCGCCGAGAAGAAGAAGGACCCGATCAAGGCCAACCAGAGCACCGACCTCGGCGCGGCCTGCTGA
- the mshB gene encoding N-acetyl-1-D-myo-inositol-2-amino-2-deoxy-alpha-D-glucopyranoside deacetylase, with protein sequence MTSPARRLLLVHAHPDDESLGNGVTMAKYVAEGASVTLVTCTLGEMGEILVPELEHLAADRDDRLGQHREGELAEAMAELGVTDHRLLGGAGRFRDSGMKWDDNGHATAADVIHDNAFWHADLLEATTELVAVIREVRPQVLVTYDDFGGYGHPDHVQAHRVAHYAAALAAARSFRPDLGAAWDVAKIYWSAMSASRFRDGLRAIRATGDTTTFEGMDPDNLPPFVVEDEYLDAVVEAPEHVQAKLAAMKAHRSQITEDGTFFAGGMDMAAVVWGSEFYRLVKGVRGPVGASGLEEDLFAGL encoded by the coding sequence ATGACCTCACCTGCTCGTCGTCTCCTCCTCGTCCACGCCCACCCGGACGACGAGTCGCTCGGTAACGGGGTGACGATGGCCAAGTACGTCGCCGAGGGTGCGTCGGTGACGCTCGTGACGTGCACCCTGGGCGAGATGGGCGAGATCCTGGTGCCAGAGCTCGAGCATCTCGCTGCCGACCGCGACGACCGGCTCGGCCAGCACCGCGAGGGCGAGCTGGCCGAGGCGATGGCCGAGCTCGGCGTGACCGACCACCGCCTGCTCGGAGGTGCCGGTCGGTTCCGCGACTCCGGCATGAAGTGGGACGACAACGGCCACGCGACGGCCGCCGACGTGATCCACGACAACGCCTTCTGGCACGCCGATCTGCTGGAGGCCACGACCGAGCTGGTCGCGGTCATCCGCGAAGTGCGCCCGCAGGTGCTCGTGACGTACGACGACTTCGGCGGCTACGGACACCCCGACCACGTGCAGGCCCACCGGGTCGCGCACTACGCCGCGGCCCTCGCGGCCGCCCGGTCGTTCCGCCCCGACCTCGGGGCTGCCTGGGACGTCGCCAAGATCTACTGGTCCGCGATGTCGGCGTCGCGCTTCCGCGACGGTCTGAGGGCCATCCGCGCCACGGGCGACACCACGACGTTCGAGGGCATGGACCCCGACAACCTGCCGCCGTTCGTCGTCGAGGACGAGTACCTCGACGCGGTCGTCGAGGCACCTGAGCACGTCCAGGCCAAGCTCGCCGCGATGAAGGCGCACCGCAGCCAGATCACCGAGGACGGCACGTTCTTCGCCGGGGGCATGGACATGGCGGCCGTGGTCTGGGGCAGCGAGTTCTACCGCCTCGTCAAGGGGGTCCGTGGCCCGGTGGGTGCCAGCGGGCTCGAGGAAGACCTGTTCGCAGGGCTGTAG
- the dapC gene encoding succinyldiaminopimelate transaminase: MGGRSAPRVSTRFPEFPWDTLAEAKQRASEHPGGIVDLSIGTPVDPTPAVAREALVAAADAPGYPTVFGPESLRQAAVDWLERRFAITGLSPSQVLPTVGSKELIANLPMQLGLGPDDLVVLPELAYPTYEVGARYAGCQVLAADSTVAIGPRRPALIYVNSPANPHGRILGADHLRKVVEFARDRGALLVSDECYLEFAWDGEPVSVLHPDICGGSFDGLLAVHSLSKRSNLAGYRDAFVTGDESVVSELLAVRKHLGFMLPTPVQAAMTAALADDDHVSVQREVYAARRAALRAALETAGFTVEHSEGALYLWSTRGEPCRETIAWLAERGILAAPGDFYGAAGAQHVRIAFTATDERVAAAVERLTA, translated from the coding sequence GTGGGCGGTCGCTCCGCGCCCCGCGTGTCGACGAGGTTCCCGGAGTTTCCCTGGGACACCCTCGCCGAGGCCAAGCAGCGCGCCTCCGAGCATCCCGGCGGCATCGTCGACCTGTCGATCGGCACGCCCGTCGACCCGACGCCCGCCGTCGCTCGCGAGGCTCTCGTGGCCGCGGCCGATGCGCCGGGCTACCCGACGGTCTTCGGACCGGAGTCGCTGCGTCAGGCCGCCGTCGACTGGCTCGAGCGACGCTTCGCCATCACGGGGCTCAGCCCCTCCCAGGTGCTGCCGACGGTCGGCTCCAAGGAGCTCATCGCCAACCTGCCGATGCAGCTGGGGCTCGGCCCCGACGACCTCGTGGTGCTCCCCGAGCTGGCCTATCCGACCTATGAGGTGGGCGCGCGCTACGCCGGCTGCCAGGTGCTGGCCGCCGACTCGACCGTCGCGATCGGCCCCCGTCGTCCCGCCTTGATCTACGTCAACTCCCCGGCCAACCCCCACGGGCGCATCCTGGGTGCCGACCACCTGCGCAAGGTCGTCGAGTTCGCCCGCGACCGGGGGGCGCTGCTGGTCTCCGACGAGTGCTACCTGGAGTTCGCCTGGGACGGTGAGCCGGTGTCGGTGCTGCACCCCGACATCTGCGGGGGCTCGTTCGACGGCCTGCTGGCGGTGCACTCGCTCTCGAAGCGGTCCAACCTCGCGGGCTACCGCGATGCGTTCGTGACGGGCGACGAGTCGGTCGTGTCCGAGCTGCTGGCCGTCCGCAAGCACCTGGGCTTCATGCTGCCGACGCCCGTGCAGGCCGCCATGACCGCGGCCCTCGCCGACGACGACCACGTGTCGGTGCAGCGCGAGGTCTACGCCGCTCGCCGTGCCGCGCTGCGGGCCGCGCTCGAGACGGCCGGGTTCACGGTGGAGCACTCCGAGGGTGCCCTCTACCTGTGGTCGACGCGCGGCGAGCCGTGCCGCGAGACGATCGCGTGGCTGGCGGAGCGGGGCATCCTGGCCGCACCGGGCGACTTCTACGGCGCCGCGGGTGCCCAGCACGTCCGCATCGCCTTCACCGCGACCGACGAGCGTGTCGCCGCCGCGGTCGAGCGCCTGACCGCCTGA
- a CDS encoding GNAT family N-acetyltransferase has protein sequence MTLDAAAVGARIVVRHETGGTGPTGGPQMTDVVGHVRAVDDSVVTVELRDGSTRSVELSTVVTWKRVPDRPVRRRRAVAIDPDELTRITSRGWPAVESVALGDWELRHAGRFTGRANSVAVTGSPGLPFAEALDRVLAFYRERSAPALAQVVVGSENDRLLAAAGWTPTAGYHGGAVVQVADLGASYTSDAVARVSPTADDEWLSHYGRVDDPASARAVMEGPARVAFVSIGAPTVAIGRVVVTGEWAGLSAVEVDVAARRQGLARRIVETSLAWAASEGADKAYLQTMRSNTAALALYRPYGFVDHHDYVYREPGTGFSQG, from the coding sequence ATGACTCTAGACGCTGCCGCGGTGGGTGCCCGCATCGTCGTGCGCCATGAGACGGGTGGCACGGGCCCGACCGGCGGACCCCAGATGACCGACGTCGTCGGGCACGTCCGAGCGGTCGACGACAGCGTCGTCACGGTCGAGCTGCGGGACGGCTCGACGCGCTCCGTCGAGCTGTCGACCGTCGTGACGTGGAAGCGCGTGCCCGACCGGCCCGTCCGTCGCCGTCGGGCCGTGGCGATCGACCCCGACGAGTTGACACGCATCACCTCGCGGGGCTGGCCGGCCGTCGAGTCCGTCGCCCTCGGCGACTGGGAGCTGCGCCACGCCGGACGCTTCACGGGCCGCGCCAACTCGGTCGCCGTCACGGGCTCCCCCGGCCTGCCGTTCGCCGAGGCCCTCGATCGGGTGCTGGCCTTCTACCGAGAGCGCTCGGCACCTGCGCTCGCGCAGGTCGTGGTGGGCTCCGAGAACGACCGACTGCTGGCAGCCGCCGGGTGGACGCCCACGGCCGGCTATCACGGCGGTGCCGTCGTGCAGGTCGCCGACCTCGGGGCGAGCTACACGTCGGACGCGGTCGCCCGGGTGTCGCCCACGGCCGATGACGAGTGGCTCTCGCACTACGGACGCGTCGACGACCCGGCGTCCGCCCGGGCGGTCATGGAAGGCCCGGCCCGCGTGGCGTTCGTGTCGATCGGCGCACCGACCGTGGCGATCGGCCGGGTCGTCGTCACGGGCGAGTGGGCGGGGCTGTCGGCCGTCGAGGTGGACGTCGCCGCGCGCCGGCAGGGGCTGGCCCGGCGCATCGTCGAGACCTCGTTGGCGTGGGCCGCCAGCGAGGGTGCCGACAAGGCGTACCTGCAGACCATGCGGTCCAACACCGCCGCGTTGGCGCTCTACCGCCCGTACGGCTTCGTCGACCACCACGACTACGTGTACCGCGAGCCGGGCACAGGCTTCTCACAAGGATGA
- a CDS encoding LCP family protein, whose product MSDQRPEGSYGWLYGEDDANRQAPRSNASAPPTSQLPPPNLPPPGGRGNGPAVGGGDGRPPKQKKRRTKRRVAGILVLAWIVFLVAVPIWAWGKIAKVDADPGGDRPADQPGTTYLMVGSDSRRGLTKAEQKALSTGGDGGGRGRTDTIMLLHTGSGPDVLMSIPRDSLVDIPGYGRTKINAAYAYGGAKLLVKTIENNTGIRVDDYVEVGFGGLVKVVDSLGGVEICPKTDIKDKDSGLDVKKGCQNADGATALAYSRNRHTYATQDIQRVQSQREVLGSIAGQAKSPWTVINPLRYLNVASGASGSLTIGENVGPLSLGKFAFALSGSMSGKGLNCTVPLRDFAVTWDPERAPRMFDLIAQDKTDEIGSLCTKDGLPKS is encoded by the coding sequence ATGTCAGATCAGCGCCCCGAGGGCAGCTACGGGTGGCTCTACGGCGAGGACGACGCAAACCGGCAGGCACCCCGCTCCAACGCCTCCGCACCCCCGACGTCCCAGCTCCCGCCGCCCAATCTGCCGCCTCCCGGAGGCCGTGGCAACGGCCCTGCAGTGGGTGGCGGTGACGGCCGTCCGCCGAAGCAGAAGAAGCGCCGCACCAAGCGCCGCGTGGCCGGCATCCTGGTGCTGGCGTGGATCGTGTTCCTGGTGGCCGTGCCGATCTGGGCCTGGGGCAAGATCGCCAAGGTCGACGCCGATCCAGGCGGCGACCGTCCGGCCGACCAGCCCGGCACGACCTACCTGATGGTCGGCTCCGACAGCCGGCGCGGGCTCACCAAGGCCGAGCAGAAGGCCCTGTCGACCGGCGGTGACGGCGGCGGACGGGGACGCACCGACACGATCATGCTGCTCCACACCGGCAGCGGCCCCGACGTGCTGATGTCGATCCCCCGCGACTCCCTGGTCGACATCCCCGGCTACGGCCGCACCAAGATCAATGCCGCCTACGCCTACGGCGGTGCCAAGCTGCTCGTCAAGACGATCGAGAACAACACCGGCATCCGCGTCGACGACTACGTCGAGGTCGGCTTCGGCGGTCTCGTCAAGGTCGTCGACTCCCTCGGCGGCGTCGAGATCTGCCCCAAGACCGACATCAAGGACAAGGACTCGGGGCTCGACGTCAAGAAGGGCTGCCAGAACGCCGACGGAGCCACCGCGCTGGCGTACTCGCGCAACCGTCACACCTATGCGACGCAGGACATCCAGCGGGTCCAGAGCCAGCGCGAGGTGCTCGGCTCGATCGCCGGGCAGGCCAAGTCGCCGTGGACCGTCATCAACCCGCTGCGCTACCTCAACGTCGCCTCCGGCGCATCGGGATCCCTGACGATCGGCGAGAACGTCGGACCGCTGTCGCTGGGCAAGTTCGCCTTCGCGCTCTCGGGCTCGATGAGCGGCAAGGGACTCAACTGCACCGTGCCGCTGCGAGACTTCGCCGTGACGTGGGATCCCGAGCGCGCGCCCCGCATGTTCGACCTCATCGCCCAGGACAAGACCGACGAGATCGGGTCGCTGTGCACCAAGGACGGCCTCCCGAAGTCGTAG
- a CDS encoding dioxygenase family protein, with product MSDDHTPHEHDLGLSHDLPTVLNRRRALGLLSAAGLAAALAACSGGNNAPDSSGGGSTSNSSGGAGSATAPTAATAVDEIPEETAGPFPADGSNGVDVLTESGIVRPDISASFGGSSTVAAGVPVSVALRVVDLSGETVTPYAGAAVYLWHCDQLGRYSMYDDEIVDENYLRGVQVADADGRLSFTTVFPGAYPGRWPHMHFEVYPDEASAVTSSGRLRTSQLAIPEDACTDVYATSGYDNSAQNLRRTSLDSDSVFGDGYSLQLATASGSVDEGYALTLTVAV from the coding sequence ATGAGTGACGACCACACCCCGCACGAGCACGATCTCGGCCTCTCTCACGACCTGCCGACGGTGCTGAACCGCCGCCGGGCGCTGGGCCTGCTGAGCGCGGCTGGCCTGGCCGCCGCGCTGGCGGCCTGCAGCGGCGGCAACAACGCACCCGACTCGTCGGGCGGAGGCAGCACCTCCAACTCGTCCGGCGGGGCCGGCTCGGCCACAGCCCCCACCGCGGCCACGGCCGTCGACGAGATCCCCGAGGAGACCGCCGGCCCCTTCCCGGCCGACGGCAGCAACGGGGTCGACGTGCTGACCGAGAGCGGCATCGTCCGCCCCGACATCAGCGCGAGCTTCGGCGGCTCCAGCACCGTCGCCGCGGGCGTGCCGGTCAGCGTCGCCCTCAGGGTCGTCGACCTGAGCGGCGAGACCGTCACCCCGTACGCGGGAGCGGCCGTCTACCTGTGGCACTGCGACCAGCTGGGTCGCTACTCGATGTACGACGACGAGATCGTCGATGAGAACTACCTGCGCGGCGTGCAGGTGGCCGATGCCGACGGACGACTGTCGTTCACGACCGTCTTCCCGGGGGCCTACCCCGGGCGCTGGCCGCACATGCACTTCGAGGTCTACCCCGACGAGGCGTCGGCCGTGACGTCGTCGGGCCGGTTGCGCACCTCGCAGCTCGCGATCCCCGAGGACGCCTGCACGGACGTCTACGCGACGTCCGGCTACGACAACAGCGCGCAGAACCTGCGCCGCACCTCGCTCGACTCCGACTCGGTCTTCGGCGACGGCTACTCGCTGCAGCTGGCCACGGCGTCGGGGTCGGTCGACGAGGGCTATGCGCTGACGCTCACCGTCGCCGTCTGA
- a CDS encoding VanW family protein → MTDETPGRREDEMPGGDVPAGESRVDPETGLVVESDELDLSEPSPSDPDSVTPPQSDATPEPVDEAAPVDPEPEPTSVEPEPIEPEPEPVPTGLRDHSDDIVIPAHAVSDDWDERPRPAAGDSPPPAGPPDEPSTSGRHWGRYVLLAVLALVGAAYVTGYFLTGTRMPADASIAGVDVSGQTRAEARETLERALNPIADREIDLTYGKQEFTVDPADAGLKLDVERSLDRAGSARSWDPRAMVALFVGKHPHAPVLDVDEAALSASVAAISEGIDREVVEPLITFPNGAPKARQPEEGLVVSRSDAEDAIRDAYLVSDEPIEVPTAAVEPTVDAEGLATAMTEIAEPAVSAPVTLTVGDKTVALPVTAFAPALSVRVRDDRLAPVLDPEKLAQPLTDSTTGIGTKAVDATVVIEGGKPVVVPGKEGLGLQPAEMAESLVPALTQTGEARAVEVEAKVVEPQFTTADAEALKITEKISEFETQFPYAEYRNTNQSRGAELIDGTIVKPGETFSFNDTVGERTVDNGFVTGTVINGGVFREELGGGVSQVVTTLYNAGFFGGMDDVEHHPHAFYIDRYPVGREATVYYGSLDLRFKNPTDYGVLIRAYVDKSTPGKQGVMHVELWSTKVWDKIEADASPRRNGRSPGTRYDDTDRCVAQAPISGFDIDIVRRFIKDGKVAKTETDTANYQAADRVICGKKPKPEDD, encoded by the coding sequence ATGACCGACGAGACACCCGGCCGCCGCGAAGACGAGATGCCTGGCGGAGACGTTCCCGCTGGCGAGTCGCGCGTCGACCCCGAGACCGGACTGGTCGTCGAGAGCGACGAGCTCGACCTCTCCGAGCCGTCCCCGTCCGACCCCGACTCCGTGACACCGCCCCAAAGTGATGCGACACCGGAGCCGGTCGACGAGGCTGCACCGGTCGACCCGGAGCCCGAGCCTACGTCGGTCGAGCCGGAGCCCATCGAGCCCGAGCCCGAGCCCGTCCCGACCGGCCTGCGCGACCACAGCGACGACATCGTCATCCCCGCGCATGCCGTCAGCGACGACTGGGACGAGCGTCCGCGCCCCGCGGCAGGCGACTCCCCGCCCCCCGCTGGCCCGCCCGACGAGCCGTCGACGTCCGGGCGTCACTGGGGGCGCTACGTCCTGCTCGCGGTGCTGGCCCTGGTCGGTGCCGCCTACGTCACGGGCTACTTCCTCACCGGCACGCGCATGCCAGCCGACGCCTCCATCGCGGGCGTCGACGTGTCGGGCCAGACCCGCGCAGAGGCTCGCGAGACCCTCGAGCGGGCGCTGAATCCCATCGCCGACCGCGAGATCGACCTGACCTACGGCAAGCAGGAGTTCACGGTCGACCCGGCCGACGCGGGCCTGAAGCTCGATGTCGAACGCTCGCTCGACCGGGCGGGCAGCGCGCGCAGCTGGGACCCGCGCGCGATGGTGGCGCTGTTCGTCGGCAAGCACCCCCATGCCCCCGTGCTCGACGTCGACGAGGCCGCACTGTCCGCGTCGGTGGCCGCGATCAGCGAGGGCATCGACCGTGAGGTCGTCGAGCCGCTGATCACCTTCCCGAACGGTGCCCCGAAGGCCCGCCAGCCCGAGGAGGGCCTGGTCGTGTCCCGCTCCGACGCCGAGGACGCCATCCGCGACGCCTACCTCGTCAGCGACGAGCCGATCGAGGTGCCGACGGCCGCCGTCGAGCCGACCGTCGACGCCGAGGGTCTCGCGACCGCCATGACCGAGATCGCCGAGCCGGCCGTCAGCGCGCCCGTCACGCTCACCGTCGGCGACAAGACCGTCGCCCTGCCCGTCACCGCCTTCGCCCCGGCCCTGAGCGTCCGCGTGCGCGACGACCGTCTGGCACCGGTGCTCGACCCCGAGAAGCTCGCGCAGCCGCTGACCGACTCCACGACGGGCATCGGCACCAAGGCGGTCGACGCGACGGTCGTCATCGAGGGCGGCAAGCCCGTCGTCGTGCCCGGCAAGGAGGGCCTCGGGCTGCAGCCGGCGGAGATGGCCGAGAGCCTCGTCCCCGCCCTGACGCAGACCGGCGAGGCCCGCGCCGTCGAGGTCGAGGCGAAGGTCGTGGAGCCCCAGTTCACGACGGCCGACGCCGAGGCGCTCAAGATCACCGAGAAGATCAGCGAGTTCGAGACCCAGTTCCCGTACGCGGAGTACCGCAACACCAACCAGAGCCGGGGCGCCGAGCTGATCGACGGCACGATCGTCAAGCCCGGCGAGACGTTCAGCTTCAACGACACCGTCGGCGAGCGCACCGTCGACAACGGCTTCGTGACGGGCACCGTGATCAACGGCGGCGTGTTCCGCGAAGAGCTCGGCGGCGGCGTCTCGCAGGTCGTCACGACGCTCTACAACGCAGGCTTCTTCGGCGGCATGGACGATGTCGAGCACCACCCGCACGCGTTCTACATCGACCGCTACCCGGTGGGTCGCGAGGCAACGGTCTACTACGGCAGCCTCGACCTGCGGTTCAAGAACCCCACCGACTACGGCGTGCTGATCCGCGCCTACGTCGACAAGAGCACCCCCGGCAAGCAGGGCGTGATGCACGTCGAGCTGTGGAGCACCAAGGTCTGGGACAAGATCGAGGCCGATGCGTCGCCGCGGCGCAACGGTCGCAGCCCGGGCACCCGCTACGACGACACCGACCGGTGCGTAGCGCAGGCACCCATCTCGGGCTTCGACATCGACATCGTCCGCAGGTTCATCAAGGACGGCAAGGTCGCCAAGACCGAGACCGACACGGCCAACTACCAGGCCGCCGACCGCGTCATCTGCGGCAAGAAGCCCAAGCCCGAGGACGACTGA
- the fdxA gene encoding ferredoxin — MTYVIAQPCVDIKDRACVDECPVDCIYEGKRMLYIHPDECVDCGACEPVCPVEAIFYEDDTPPEWKDYYDANVNFFDDLGSPGGAAKLGVIDKDHPMIAALPPQNQE, encoded by the coding sequence GTGACGTACGTGATCGCCCAGCCGTGTGTGGACATCAAGGACCGCGCGTGTGTGGACGAGTGTCCCGTCGACTGCATCTACGAGGGCAAGCGGATGCTCTACATCCACCCCGACGAGTGCGTCGACTGCGGTGCGTGTGAGCCCGTGTGCCCCGTCGAGGCCATCTTCTACGAGGACGACACGCCGCCGGAGTGGAAGGACTACTACGACGCCAACGTCAACTTCTTCGACGACCTCGGCTCGCCCGGCGGCGCTGCCAAGCTCGGTGTGATCGACAAGGATCACCCGATGATCGCCGCGCTGCCCCCGCAGAACCAGGAGTAG
- the dapD gene encoding 2,3,4,5-tetrahydropyridine-2,6-dicarboxylate N-succinyltransferase, which yields MTSADQHQGAHAYGLATLTADGTVLDVWYPEPRLGAAPEHETEPAELTALEGDDAVRQVTKVVVLTEIDDLGAAPADAYDVWLRLHLLSHRLVRPHGLNLDGQFGLLANVVWTSIGPCAVADFEATRARARGAGQHVQVTSVDKFPRMTDYVIPTGVRIGDADRVRLGAHLAEGTTVMHEGFVNFNAGTLGHAMVEGRISAGVVVGDGSDVGGGASIMGTLSGGGKEVVRVGENCLIGANAGIGISLGNDCVVAAGTYVTAGAKVTTPDGSVVRASELSGQDGILFLVNSQTGVLEARPRGDRTGIELNAALHAN from the coding sequence ATGACTTCTGCAGACCAGCACCAGGGCGCTCACGCCTACGGCCTCGCGACGCTCACGGCCGACGGGACGGTGCTCGACGTCTGGTACCCCGAGCCCCGGCTGGGCGCGGCTCCCGAGCACGAGACCGAGCCCGCCGAGCTCACGGCGCTCGAGGGCGACGACGCCGTCCGCCAGGTCACCAAGGTCGTCGTGCTGACCGAGATCGACGATCTCGGGGCCGCCCCCGCCGACGCCTACGACGTCTGGCTGCGCCTGCACCTGCTGTCGCACCGGCTGGTCCGTCCGCACGGGCTCAACCTCGACGGCCAGTTCGGGCTGCTCGCCAACGTCGTCTGGACGTCGATCGGCCCGTGCGCCGTCGCCGACTTCGAGGCGACCCGCGCTCGCGCCCGCGGGGCCGGCCAGCACGTCCAGGTCACCAGCGTCGACAAGTTCCCGCGGATGACCGACTACGTGATCCCCACGGGCGTGCGCATCGGAGACGCCGACCGCGTCCGTCTGGGCGCGCACCTCGCCGAGGGCACCACGGTCATGCACGAGGGCTTCGTCAACTTCAACGCCGGCACGCTCGGCCACGCGATGGTCGAGGGGCGCATCTCGGCCGGTGTGGTGGTGGGTGACGGCTCGGACGTCGGCGGCGGCGCGTCGATCATGGGCACGTTGTCCGGTGGCGGCAAGGAGGTCGTCCGGGTCGGCGAGAACTGCCTCATCGGGGCCAACGCCGGCATCGGCATCTCGCTCGGCAACGACTGCGTCGTCGCCGCGGGCACCTACGTCACGGCCGGCGCGAAGGTCACGACTCCCGACGGCTCGGTGGTCAGGGCGTCCGAGCTGTCAGGTCAGGACGGCATCCTGTTCCTCGTCAACAGCCAGACCGGCGTGCTCGAGGCGCGTCCTCGCGGCGACCGCACCGGCATCGAGCTCAACGCGGCGCTGCACGCCAACTAG